A region from the Lolium perenne isolate Kyuss_39 chromosome 4, Kyuss_2.0, whole genome shotgun sequence genome encodes:
- the LOC127294593 gene encoding protein NPG1: MAAEPEDGGEVAPPEAAAAADPSPPAKEDPADQPSAGEGKAKEAEPPTSSGEGLSLNYEEARALLGRLEFQKGNVEAALCVFDGIDLQGAIQRFQPSPAKKGPTKDSDPPNAATLVLEAIYLKSLSLQKLGKSTEAAQQCKSVIDSVESMFQNGTPDIEQKLQETINKSVELLPEAWKKAGNLQEALASYRRALLSPWNLDEECVTRIQKRFSVFLLYGCVEGSPPSCASQPEGIFVPKNNIEEAILLLTILLKKWYQGKTHWDPSVMEHLTYALSICSKPSLVANHLEEVLPGIYPRTERWNTLAFCYYGVGQKEVALNFLRKSLNKHENPKDTMALLLAAKICSEERHLASEGVEYARRAIANTESLDVHLKSTGLHFLGSCQGKKAKTVSSDHQRSLLQTETMKSLTESMTLDRQNTNLIFDMGVEYAEQRNMNAALRCAKEFIDTTGGSVSKGWRLLALVLSAQQRYSEAEVATNAALDETAKWDQGALLRIKAKLKVAQSSPMEAVEAYRVLLALVQAQKNSPKKVEGEADGVTEFEIWQGLANLYSSLSHRDAEICLQKARALKSYSAATLQAEGYMHEARSQSSDALASYVNASSTELEHVPAKVAIGALCSKQGPKYLPAARSFLSDALRVEPTNRMAWLHLGKVHKLDGRIADAADCFQAAVMLEESDPVECFRTLP; encoded by the exons ATGGCGGCGGAGCCGGAGGACGGCGGCGAGGTGGCCCCGcctgaggcggcggcggcggccgaccCGTCTCCCCCGGCTAAGGAGGATCCGGCGGATCAGCCGAGCGCGGGCGAGGGAAAGGCCAAGGAGGCCGAGCCGCCGACGTCGTCGGGCGAGGGGCTCTCCCTCAACTATGAG GAAGCGAGAGCTCTATTGGGAAGGCTGGAATTTCAAAAGGGCAATGTAGAAGCTGCACTTTGTGTGTTTGATGGAATAGACCTTCAAGGTGCCATTCAGCGCTTCCAACCATCCCCCGCGAAGAAAGGCCCAACAAAAGATTCTGACCCGCCAAATGCTGCTACTCTTGTTCTTGAAGCCATTTACTTGAAATCATTGTCCCTTCAGAAGCTAGGAAAATCAACAG AGGCCGCTCAACAATGCAAAAGCGTCATTGATTCTGTTGAAAGCATGTTCCAGAATGGCACCCCTGATATCGAGCAAAAGCTACAGGAAACTATCAACAAATCTGTGGAACTTCTCCCAGAGGCATGGAAAAAAGCTGGAAATCTTCAGGAAGCATTAGCTTCATACCGACGCGCTCTTCTCAGCCCGTGGAACCTCGACGAGGAATGCGTCACAAGGATCCAGAAGAGATTTTCTGTTTTCCTGCTCTATGGCTGTGTGGAGGGGAGCCCGCCCAGCTGTGCTTCACAGCCTGAAGGCATTTTTGTTCCAAAGAACAATATTGAGGAGGCTATTCTACTCCTCACGATACTGCTGAAGAAGTGGTATCAGGGAAAGACCCACTGGGACCCCTCAGTGATGGAACATTTGACTTACGCATTGTCGATTTGCAGCAAACCATCTCttgtagcaaatcatcttgaggaGGTTCTACCTGGGATATATCCTCGTACAGAGAGATGGAACACACTAGCATTTTGCTACTACGGTGTTGGTCAGAAAGAAGTCGCTCTGAATTTTCTGAGGAAGTCCTTGAATAAGCATGAGAATCCGAAAGATACAATGGCATTGCTGTTAGCTGCTAAGATATGCAGTGAGGAACGCCATCTTGCTTCTGAGGGTGTCGAATATGCAAGAAGAGCAATTGCAAATACTGAATCATTAGATGTTCATCTGAAGAGCACCGGACTTCATTTCCTAGGGAGTTGCCAGGGTAAGAAGGCTAAGACTGTTTCATCCGACCACCAAAGATCTCTGTTGCAGACAGAAACCATGAAGTCGCTAACGGAGTCCATGACTCTTGACCGCCAGAATACGAACCTAATATTCGATATGGGAGTTGAATATGCTGAGCAGCGGAACATGAATGCAGCACTGAGATGTGCAAAGGAGTTTATTGACACAACTGGTGGATCGGTCTCGAAAGGTTGGAGGTTGCTAGCGCTGGTCCTCTCCGCGCAGCAGAGATACTCTGAAGCAGAAGTGGCGACCAATGCCGCATTAGACGAGACCGCAAAGTGGGATCAAGGTGCATTGCTCAGGATAAAGGCTAAGTTGAAGGTCGCTCAATCATCACCCATGGAGGCAGTGGAAGCATACCGGGTCCTTCTTGCTCTTGTTCAGGCTCAAAAGAATTCCCCTAAAAAAGTGGAG GGAGAGGCTGATGGAGTTACAGAGTTTGAAATCTGGCAAGGTCTTGCAAATCTGTACTCCAGCCTCTCACACAGAGACGCCGAAATATGTTTGCAGAAAGCCAGAGCCCTGAAATCATACTCTGCTGCGACACTCCAAGCCGAAG GTTACATGCACGAGGCGCGCAGTCAGAGCAGCGACGCACTGGCTTCTTACGTGAACGCCTCGTCAACCGAGCTGGAGCATGTGCCGGCCAAGGTGGCCATCGGCGCGCTGTGCTCCAAGCAGGGGCCCAAGTACCTCCCGGCGGCGAGGTCCTTCCTCTCCGACGCTCTGAGGGTCGAGCCGACAAACCGGATGGCGTGGCTCCACCTTGGGAAGGTGCACAAGCTCGACGGGAGAATCGCTGATGCTGCCGACTGCTTCCAGGCAGCGGTGATGCTTGAAGAGTCGGATCCTGTAGAATGTTTCAGGACACTCCCATGA
- the LOC139839207 gene encoding uncharacterized protein, which translates to MHWSNKKALTSEAQTRHREYENLAFRRGESIEDFAIRLTNLLSDLELLGDPVDEYKAVLKFLRIVPRKYRPMVMDIEQTVDLKQLTIEDLCGRLLTVEQGYDLDDATDGVGKLLLTEDEWRSRQKGRNSDDSGGSGSGGKQQRDRPSGSKDATCGGSGASKDDKCRYCGKKGHWARECRKKKRDEKAQAHLVQGEEDPDPAMLMAVRVPDEEFDAAATAGLRIFLNEECARVEFHRAVDDTDSVWFPDTGASNHMTGDATAFAELDTKITGKVKFGDDSLVDIQGRGTVLFAVAGGRHRALTNVY; encoded by the exons aTGCACTGGTCGAACAAAAAGGCTCTGacctcag AGGCGCAGACGCGCCATCGGGAGTACGAGAACCTCGCCTTCCGTCGAGGGGAATCGATCGAGGACTTCGCGATCCGGCTGACGAACCTTCTCAGCGACCTCGAGCTCCTCGGTGATCCGGTGGACGAGTACAAGGCCGTCCTCAAATTCCTCCGCATTGTGCCGCGTAAGTATCGTCCTATGGTTATGGATATTGAGCAGACCGTCGATTTGAAGCAGCTCACCATCGAGGACCTTTGCGGGCGCCTGCTCACGGTGGAACAAGGGTACGACCTCGACGATGCTACGGACGGCGTCGGCAAACTGCTGCTGACCGAGGACGAGTGGCGATCCCGTCAAAAGGGTCGCAACTCGGATGACTCCGGAGGCTCGGGCTCCGGTGGCAAGCAGCAACGGGATCGTCCAAGCGGCTCGAAAGACGCCACATGCGGCGGCAGCGGCGCATCCAAGGATGACAAGTGTCGCTACTGCGGCAAGAAGGGCCATTGGGCCCGAGAATGTCGCAAGAAGAAGCGTGATGAAAAGGCGCAAGCCCACCTCGTTCAGGGGGAGGAGGACCCCGATCCAGCCATGCTGATGGCCGTGCGCGTTCCTGACGAGGAATTCGACGCAGCTGCCACCGCTGGACTACGCATCTTCCTCAACGAGGAGTGCGCGCGGGTGGAGTTCCATCGCGCCGTCGACGACACAGACTCCGTGTGGTTCCCGGACACCGGAGCGTCCAACCACATGACCGGCGATGCCACGGCGTTCGCCGAACTcgacaccaagatcaccggcaagGTCAAGTTCGGCGACGACTCCTTGGTCGACATCCAGGGCAGGGGCACCGTCCTCTTCGCCGTGGCTGGAGGGCGGCATCGGGCGCTCACCAACGTCTACTAG